The Pelagibacterium halotolerans B2 nucleotide sequence CTGTTCTCCGACATCGATTTTTCATGCAAGGCGATCGACCGCTTCCATAGGCTGATGCGCGCCATTACCTATAATCTGGACATTGAGAGACGTTCGGTGTGGGGGACCATCATGACGGACCTCACGGCCCGGCTGTCCGAACGGCTCGAACGGCCCATGAAGGAAATCACCCTCAATGTCACCCAGGCGTTGCGGCGTCCCCGGGACGGCAACGACCGGGTGGACGCCGACGATGTCCTGGCCGCGCTCAACGGACTTTATCTTCTGATGACTGTCCGCAGGTCGCGGGATTCCCTTGCCGTCAATGCCTTGCTCGACCAGGCCTGGGCCGATACCGGACAGACAGTGGAGGTGCTGGTGACCCGCGCGCTCGACATGTATCGCGCCGCACCCGCCGACCCGGTGGCGCGCGAGCGGCTCGACGCCGGTATCAAGATGGCCGAAATCCGCTTCAACCCCGAATATGCCGATATTCTGCGCCGGGCCCGCGATGGCGCCGAGCGCCGGACCGCGCAGGGCTAAAGCGCGTCCAGCAAAAGCATGTCCTCGACGCGATCGGGGATGGAAACGGTTTTACGGTTCGGACACGCGATAAAACAAAGGCTTAGAGCCAAGGATTTGATTCAATCAAAGCCTGAACGGCTCTGGGCCCGACCTCCAGAGCATTTCACTTATGCCGGAAGCGCTTCAGGCCTGCTTGCCGAGCCTGGCCGGCACCGTTGTCAGGCCGTCGCGGATATAGACTGTATCGCCCGATTTCATGCTCATATGCCTGAGCAGGGCCCCGATCTCTCCCCCATGGCCGGCAAGCACAACCCCGACCGCATCGAGAGGCGAGCGATGGTCGGTATTGGCAAACACCAGACATCCCGGATCGAACCGGCGCCGCTCGCCGGGGATGAGTGTCCATTGCTGCTGTTCCGCGCCGAAGCGGCCCTCAAGATAGAGCGGGATATCCTCGGGCACATGTACCGCGGCGGGGGCGGCATCGGCTGTGGCTCGGAGCGAGCGCGGCACCACGCAGCGTTCGGCGCAAAGCCCGGGCGCCAAGCCGGGATCGAGCCGCTGGGCGACAATCTCCCCCACGACATCGAGGGGGCCGAGCGGCCCGGTTGGCGCTGAGGGCGCGGGTTTAGAGGAGAGGCCGATGAGCCGGCCCCAGCCGTCTGGAGCAGGTGCAGGCAACGTGCGCGACGCGCCGGGTGCGGTAAAGGCGGCGTCCTCTTGCCCCTTGGGGGCCGAAACCAGCAATGGGCCATCCGGCGTATCGAATATGGGGTCGATGCGCGGATCGGCGACGGGCCGCTCCCGGCCATCAAGGGCGGTTTCAAGCGCCGCCTTGCCGTGCTCCACGCAACCGCCGAGGCTGAGATAACCGGCTACGCTGCCCGCCAGGACGACGCCTTCGAGCCCGTCTCTTGCAACAAGCGTCTGGCTGACCCCATCCCACTCTACCGGCCCCGAAGCCTTCAGCCAGAGATCGAGATCGGGCTGCCATCCCCCCGATACGATGAGACGATCGCATGAAATGACCTCTTCGCCCGGGGCCCCGGTTTCCACATCTGCCAGACGGACCGCCAGCCCGGTGCGGCGGGCGGGCGTCACCGATCCGATGGTCACGCCCCAGCCGAGCCGATAGCCATAGGCCTTGCAGAATTCGATGAACCGGGTCTGCGGATCGATGCGCGGATCGCTGGCGCGGGCGATCGTCTTGCCGCCGGCGGCGCCAAGCAGCGCCATGCGGTAGCCCGCATTGGTTGTCGAATGAATATGGGCGCTTGTTCCCGGCCATATGTTGTAGCGCGCTGCCAGCCGCCAGGCCCAACCCGCTTCGAGGACCCCTGGCAGCCGGTTGCCTGGAAACAGCGGCATGCGCCCGACCATTCCGGTGGCCAGCACGATTGTGTCCGCCTTGATCGCGATCCGCTCGGGCTGCGGCAGGGTACCGGTCCTGAGCACGCGGATCGCTTCGATTGTTCCGCCTGAAAGATCGAAGGCGAGGGTGCCCAGCAGCAGGGTAATCAGGCCAGATTCCCCGATCTGGCTGGCCAATGCGCCTATGGTCTCGTCAGGGGCGGGTTCGCCCTCGGCCT carries:
- a CDS encoding FAD-dependent oxidoreductase, translated to MNEKARLGGTLPPEFARPVIDSSRPVQFRLNGRSFAGVEGDTVLSALLANGIDSAGRFDGTVIALDEYSAPPIALEGNEGRPDLAMPMAICPAVDGASFVSVGPAPAVAQTFAARLMPRAKDTLGLTYKTGSAEPGGWIDAEATRRITADVAVVGGGVAGLSAALAAARKGLRVCLVEKEATLGGMSEFFGKAEGEPAPDETIGALASQIGESGLITLLLGTLAFDLSGGTIEAIRVLRTGTLPQPERIAIKADTIVLATGMVGRMPLFPGNRLPGVLEAGWAWRLAARYNIWPGTSAHIHSTTNAGYRMALLGAAGGKTIARASDPRIDPQTRFIEFCKAYGYRLGWGVTIGSVTPARRTGLAVRLADVETGAPGEEVISCDRLIVSGGWQPDLDLWLKASGPVEWDGVSQTLVARDGLEGVVLAGSVAGYLSLGGCVEHGKAALETALDGRERPVADPRIDPIFDTPDGPLLVSAPKGQEDAAFTAPGASRTLPAPAPDGWGRLIGLSSKPAPSAPTGPLGPLDVVGEIVAQRLDPGLAPGLCAERCVVPRSLRATADAAPAAVHVPEDIPLYLEGRFGAEQQQWTLIPGERRRFDPGCLVFANTDHRSPLDAVGVVLAGHGGEIGALLRHMSMKSGDTVYIRDGLTTVPARLGKQA